In Streptomyces ambofaciens ATCC 23877, a single genomic region encodes these proteins:
- a CDS encoding alpha/beta fold hydrolase encodes MADLRIPVLVLLAEYSRAHHAGKVADRACRMLQQGKVVVLPGATHHSLSFTAPQQLNEHLTVFLG; translated from the coding sequence GTGGCCGACCTTCGCATACCCGTCCTGGTCCTGCTCGCCGAGTACAGTCGCGCTCACCATGCCGGGAAGGTCGCCGACCGAGCCTGCCGGATGCTCCAGCAGGGCAAGGTGGTGGTACTGCCCGGAGCCACCCACCACTCGCTGTCCTTCACCGCGCCGCAGCAACTGAATGAACACCTGACGGTGTTCCTGGGCTGA